Part of the Gemmatimonadales bacterium genome is shown below.
ACTACGACCTGCATGTCTGGCTCTGGAAGAACAACCCGGCCGGGATGTTCTCGCCGACCAACCCCGACCTGAAGTGCCCCAAGAAGGGGTACACCTACTCGGGTGACGCCCCCAAGATGGTCGGCGGCCACTCGCACTGACCTGGACGCACGACCGGGTCGGCCTGCCTTGTCCCAAGCGGGCCGACCCGGCAGATTCTGACTCGTGACTCCGCTCGCGTTTCGCCTTCGGGCATCACTGCTCTCCGGGCTGTTCCTGCTCGGGGCGCTCGGGATGCCGCTCACCGACGCCGCACTCTTTCACCGCGCCGGGCATGACCCCTTCGCCGGCGTCACCCATTTCGAGCCCGTCGGCGCCGCACACCACGGCGATCGGTGCATCCTTGGGCTTTCCCAGGCTCCGAGTCAGTCAGCACCCCTGATCGATGGCGCGGAGCTCGCGCTTCAACTCCCCGAGCACCGTTGCACGGTTCGCCCGGCCCACCTCCCACGTTCCGCTGATCTCTCCGCACTCTCCCGCGCTCGAGCGCCTCCGCACACGGGCTGAACTGCTCCACAAGACCTGCCTTCATCCTGTCGCACGCCTCCACCCGAGGTGTGCCCGTGCACCCGTGTGAACGGAGAACTTGCCCGTGCATTCCATCTTGCTTCTCGCCATGCTGGCGCTCCCCCCGGCCCCCGCCGGACCAGCCCCGGCTGACCATGTCCTGCGCGGTCGCGTCACAGACTCGACCGGCACGCCGATCCCGTATGCCCTCGTGCGGGTGCTCGAAGTGGGCCGAAACACGCAAACCGACCAAGACGGCCGCTACTCCCTCGGTAACCTGCCGAGTATCACCGCCCGGGTCAGCTTCTCGGCGCTGGGCTACGCCCCCCAGGTCCGTCAGGTCGCGCTCCGCGACACCCTAGTGGAACTCAACGTGGTACTCACGGCCTCCCTCATCGAGCTTCCCTCGATCCAGGTCACCGCGTCGGCCATCGCCACTACCTCGCTTGAATCCCCGCAGCCCGTCAACGTGATGGACCGGTCAGACGTGGAGGTCGCACGGTCCCCGACCCTCGGCGAGATGGTCGCCACCGTGCCGGGCGTCCGCGACCTCAGTACCGGCCAGGGCATCGGCAAGCCGGTCATCCGGGGACTGACCTCGACCAATGTGCTCGTGATGGACAACGGACAGCGCATGGAAACGCAGCAATGGGGCGACGAGCACGGCCCGAATATTGAGGCTGCCAGCGCGGAGCGGGTCGAGATCATCAAGGGGCCGGCGAGCGTGCTGTATGGCTCGGATGCCGTCGGCGGCGTGATCAACGTCATCCAGCCGGACCTCCCCGACGCCATCGGCCGCAGTGCCTTCCTTCGCGGAAATGTGGCGCTGGGATATACCGGGAACGGCCCCGGCCCCGATGGCACGGTGAATCTCGAGGGAGCGACCGGCCACGTCGGCGCCAATGCCACCTTCACCGGCCGGCACTTCGGGGACATCTCGACCCCGGCCGGAACGCTGGACAATAGCGGCGACAAGACCTGGAACGCCGGCGGCAACATCGGGGTGCGTGACAGTTGGGGCAACCTGCAGGGCGGGTATGTCCACCGCGCGGAGCGGATCGAGATTTACGAGAATCCCGCGGAGGATCCTGGCGCGACCCCCTGGCAGCAGGTGGACGAAGACCGGGCGCGCCTCACGGGCCAGCTCCCGGTTGGCGGCGCCCACCTGGACGTGGCGGCCTACTACGAGAAGAATGTCCGCCAGGAATTCGAGGAGGCCGGCGCCACGGAGCCGAGCTTGCAGCTCGCCGCAAGCACCTGGAGCGGCGACGTGAAGATGCATCACCCCGCCGTGGGGCCCTTTGCCGGTATCGTTGGACTCGCGGGACTCCAGAGTTCCGTGGACAAGTCCGGCGAGGAACCGCTTGTGCCCGACAGCCGCACGGGGGCCCTCGGCGCATTCATCTATGAGCAGGCGGAGTCCGGGCCGTGGAGCTTCAGCCTTGGCCTGCGCTACGACTACCGCCAGCTCTCGGTCGATGCCGACCCGGAGCTCGGTGTCGTTGCCCAGACTCGTGACTACAACTCCGTGGCGGGGAGCGCAGGCGCCCTCTACCGCCTGTCGAAGATCTCAGCGCTTGTCGCCAATGTTGGCCGGGGATACCGGAGTCCCACGGTATTCGAGCTCTTCTCGAACGGCGTGCATGAGGGCACCCAGCGCTACGAGGTGGGCGACAGCACGCTTGTCCCGGTGACATCGCTCAACATCGATCTGGCGTATCGGCTGCAGAGTTCACGGGTGCGAATGGAAGTGGGTGTCTTCGCGAATCAACTCCAGAACTTCATCTACCCGAATCCGACTGGCCAGATCGATTCAACCTCGGGGCTCCAGATCTACGATATCACGCAGGGCAACTCTACACTCTACGGTTTCGAGGCCGCCGTGCAGTGGCACGCCACCACCGTGCTGCATTTCTCGGGTACCTCGGACTACGTCCACGGTCAGAATACCTCAATCGACGCCCCGCTGCCGCAGATTCCCCCCTTTCGGGCAACCTATGGCTTCCGGCTCGAGGCGCCGGATCGAGGCCTCCTGGTGGCGCCCTACCTCGGCGCGATTGGAGAGACCATCGCCCAGCAGACGCGCTATCCGCCCGATGACTACTCACCGCCAGGATACACCATCTTTGGACTGGGGTTGGGCACTGGTTTCCAGTCGAGTCGCCAGGTCATCCAGCTGGACATCCAGGTCCGGAACCTGTTTGACACGGCGTATCGAAGCTACCTGAGTCGCTACAAGACTTATGCGGACAATCCGGGGCGCAACATGATTGTCCGCCTCAGCACGACGTTCTGAGGGAGCGGGAAACCGGTTCCCAACCCCGGGTTGGCGCAGGGGGGGCGGGCCTGACAGATTAAGGGGTGCCCGCCTCTCCCCTCGCCTGCCTCCGTGCCGCCTTCTGCGCCAGTCTCTTTCTGGCCGGAGCGCTCGGCGTGCCGCTGGCCGACGCAGCCACGTTTCACCTGGTGGGACACGATCCGTGCGCGGGCCTGACGCACCTCGAAGCGCAGGGAAGCTCCCACCACGCCGACCGTTGTACCTTGGCGCAGCCGACGGCCGCCCAGCGCGAAAGCCTTGGCAGCGCCCGCACCGCCGACATCGTTCTGCCTTCGGCGACGCGCAGCATGGTCCCCTCGGCGGCCCGACCCCAGTCAGCGGCGGCTCTCGCACTCCAGCACTCCCGCGCGCCGCCCGCCTGACCCTCTTCCGGTTGACCTGAAATCAACAGCGGGAGCCCGCACCACTGGCTCCCCCTACCTGGAATGAGGAGGCCTATGCGGTCATCGATCCGCACGGCTGTCGTTACCGCCGCTCTACTGGGCACCATCGCATCCGGAGCCCACGCGCAGGTGCCCTCCACCACCACGGTGGACTCACTCAAGCGCACCGTGCAAACCCTCACGGCCCGGCTCGATTCCGCCGAGGCCGGCCATTGCCCCACCGGACCGGCGCCAATCGCGCCGGCGCCCGCGAAAACCGGGAACGCCGCGGTGGACTCACTGGCGCTCACCGTCGCCTCGCTCACCGCCCGCGTCAACGCCACGGTGGCCGCGCGCTGCGCACCAGCGGCAGCGGCAGCGCCTGCCCAACTACCTGATACCGCGGTGGATCCCCTCGCCGCCATTCGCGCCGCCGCCGACAGCGCGGCCATCGCGGCGGGCGCTCCCCCGGCGGCCGATACCGCCGTGGTCCCCACCGTGTTCGTGAGCCGGCAGCGCAACCAGTCGTCCATGAACCCCGAGATCAGCGCCACCGGCGACGTACAGTTCGCGGCGCAGTCCGACATCGAGGGGCTCGATCTCCAGTTGGCGGAAGTCGAGGTCGCCCTCCAGGCGACCCTCGACCCGTACTCGTTCACCAAGATCTTCCTCACCTGGGGAGCGGACGAGATCGGCGTCGAGGAGGCGTACATCTATTGGACCGGGCTGCCGGCGCATACCCGCGCCGATATCGGCAAGTACCGGCTGGCCGTTGGGGACCTCAATCGCTGGCACCGCCATGCGCTGCCGGAGACCAACTACCCGCTGGTCTACCAGGCCTTCCTCGCCCCGGACGGGTTGAGCGGGGTCGGCGCCAGTCTCTACACCCCGCTCCCGGTCTCCCTGGCCAAGGGCACCTCCGAGGTCTTCCTCCAGGCGGCGTCCATCGAGAGCGAGTCGCTGAACGACCTGGGCCACCAGCCGGCGCTCCTCGGCCGGCTGCAGAACTTCTGGCAGCTCTCCCGTAGTACCTATATGCAGATTGGCTTCACCGGCCTCGCGGCGCAGAACGGCGACTCCGGCCTGAAGAGCAACCTCTTCGGCGCCGACCTCCGCTTCACCTACCGGCCGCCCGACGCCGGAACCCGGAAGGAGATCACCTGGCGCACCGAGGGATACCGGCTCCAGCGGATCGGTGATGCCCCGACGACCACGCGGTACGGCATGTACTCCGACCTCATCTGGCGCCTCAGCAAGCGCTGGGTGCTCGGCGGCCGGTACGATTATGTCCAGGCGCCGTTCGGCCCTGAAGACACCGATTGGCGCGCCACTGCCGTCGTCACCTGGTGGCAGAGCGAGTTCGTGTACCTGCGGATGCAGGCGTTCCGCAACCATCTTGATTCCACCGGCTCGCTCGACAACCTGACAATGCAGGTCGTCTGGGCGCTCGGACCTCACAAACACGAGACCTACTGATATGCTCGCACACACACTGCTGCTCGCCGCCGCCCTCTGGGGTGTGCCCCCCGCTGCCCAGGTCAAGGTCGTCACCAGCCTGACGACCTACGGGGCGATTGCCCGCGAAATTGTCGGCGACCGCGGCACCGTCGCGTCGATCGCCCAGGGCGACGAGGACCCACACTTCGTGCAGCCGAAGCCAAGCTTCGTCTCGTTGCTCCGCGACGCCGACCTCTTCGTCACCACCGGGCTCGACCTTGAACTCTGGGTGCCGACGCTCCTCGACCGGGCCGGCAACCGGAAGATCATGGAGGGCGGGCCGGGCTACGTGGCGGCCTACACCGGCATCACGCTCCTCGAGGTGCCCACATCGCTCAGCCGCGCGGGCGGCGACATCCACGCCGAGGGCAACCCGCACATTCACACCGACCCGATCAACGGGATCATCATCGCCCGGAATGTGCTGGCCGGCCTGCAAAAGGTCGATCCGGCGAACGCCGCCTACTACCGCGAGAAGGAACTCGACTTCGAGCGGCGGGTGCTCGAAGCCACCATCGGCAAGGACCTGGTCGACGTCCTGACGCCGACCGTCGCCTTCAACCTCCTCAAGACGGAACAGTTTGACGGGTTCATCGCGAAGACCATGCTGAAGGGCAAGCCGCTGTCCGACCAGCTCGGCGGCTGGCTCAAGACGGGTGAGGTGTTCAAGGGGAAGGACATGGCGTGCTACCACAAGGAGTGGGCCTACTTCAGCGCGCGATACCAGGTGAAGTGCGTGACCTACATCGAGGCCAAGCCGGGCATCCCGCCAACCCCGGGCCACGTGGAGGAGGTCATCGCCCTGATGAAGGACAACCATATCCCGGTGCTCTTTGCCTCCAACTACTTCCCGAAATCGCAGATCGACCAGGTGGCCGCCAAGACCGGCGCCACCGCCGTCGTCGTGCCCGAAAACACCCTCGGCGCTCCCGGCGTGACCACCTACTTCGACCTGATGAACACCTGGGTCAACGGCCTTGCGGCCGGCTTCCGAAAGAAGAACTGAACCGATGCTCGATCTGATTCTGCCGCCGCTGGCGGCCTGCATGGTGATCGTGGCCATCCATTCCTACCTGGGCCTCCACATCATCGCCCGCGAAGTCATCTTCGTGGACCTCTCGCTCGCGCAGATGGCGGCGCTCGGGTCGACGGTGGCCATCCTGGCGGGGCACGAGTCGGGGACCGGCATGTCGTACGCCTACGCCCTCGGCTTCACCACGCTCGGCGCCGCACTCTTCGCGCTGACCCGCACCCACGAGAAGGGCCGCGTCCCCCAGGAAGCGATCATCGGTATCGTGTATGTGGTGGCCTCCGCTGCGGCGATCCTCGTCGCCGACCGCGCGCCGCGGGGCGGCGAGGCCATCAAGGACATCCTCGTCGGCAGCCTCCTCTGGGTCACCTGGCCCGCCATCCTCAAGATGGCCGCCGCCTACGCCGCCCTGGGCGTCTTTCACTTCGTCCTGCGGAAGCGGTTCCTGACCATCTCGTTCGAGCCCGAAACCGCCCTGGCGAATGGCTGGAGCATCCGGTGGTGGGATTTCTGGTTCTACCTCAGCTTCGGCGTCGTCATCACGCTGTCCGTGCCGATCGCCGGCGTGCTGCTCGTCTTCTCCTTCCTCGTGGTCCCGGCCGCGGTCGCCTTCCAGTTTTCGGAGTCGCAGAAGGTGCTTGCGGTCCTCTCATGGCTGACCGGGATCCTCGCGTCGGCAACCGGGCTGGCGGTGTCCTTCAAGTACGACCTGCCGACTGGACCGGTGATCGTATGCGCGTTCGGTGTCATTCTCACGCTGGCCTTTGTCGCTCGCAGGTTTCTTCCCAAACCCGCGTAGCACGGCCGCACCAGGTTGAATATCACGCGGGAGGGCAGTCGCCCTCCCGCGTTTTTTCATGCAAAGTTGCGCTCTGCCCGTGCAATTCCTGTCGCGCCGGTCGGAGATAGGCACTGACGAATCGGCCGGGCGCCGGAACACCCCACCACACATCGCCTTAGCCATCCCGGCCCAACTGCCCCGCTGCCTCCCCCGCCCCGCTGTCGACTGGCCCCCATCCTGCCCCATGGGATCCTCTCAGGAGGATTCCATTCATGCGCCGAATGCTCTTCATCGCCGCCGCGGCGGCGCTCTTCGTGACGCCCGTCACCGCCCAGCAATCCACGGTTCGCCAGGGTTTCTGGTACGGTTTCGGGTTCGGGGCCGGATCCGGCAAGCTCCATTGTGAGATCTGCAACGACCAGAGCGGGACCGACCTCACCGCGTCGATCCGCGCCGGCGGAACGCTGTCCAAATCATGGCTCCTCGGCGTCGAGCTCGACGGCTGGACCAACTCGCAGGACATCGCCACCCGACGTTCCTGGAGCGCGAGCGCCGTCGCCCTCTGGTACCCGTGGCCGGCACGCGGCGCGTACGTGAAGGGCGGCGTCGGCATCACCGGCTATCGCGCCAGTGACTCTGTGGACGTGATCTCGACGACGCGGCCCGGGGGCATCATCGGCATCGGTTACGAGTGGAAGGTCGGGAAGAAGTCGTCGATCAATCCTTACATCAACTACCAGCACACCCTGGCCGGCGACCTGCAGTTCCAGCACACCGAAGACAACACCGTCACCACATCCATCGTCGCCACCGACGCGAGCGTGTCCTCGGTGCAGTTCGGCGTTGGGCTCGTGATTCACTGAACGGAGGCGGACCATGCGACACCCCACTCCCCTGCCCTTTCCGACGGGCGCCATGGCCGCGCTGTTCCTCGGCGCGACGGGCCTCATCGGGTGCGGCGAAGACACCGGCGCCCCCTCCCCCCCGGTCGCGACCGGCGTAAGTGTGGCCTACAACCTCTGGCAGCCCGGTCCCAACGACGACTGTACTGCCGAGATTCACAACCAGTACTCGGTCGTGGGCCCCGACGGCAAACTGTACCCGACCTGGCACCCGCCGGTCGACCCGGCCACCGGGTGCCACTTCGGTCACGAGCATGGCCGCGATCCGCGCGGGTCCAACCTGTACAAGCGGACCGGGCCGATCCCGTTCGGGTACGCCAACGAACAGCTCGCCATCTATGACCCGGGGGGCATTCGGAACGAGGACCACGTCGGGCACAAAATCGAATGGGAAAACGACGTCGTCTTCGATCTGGGTGACGGGGTCGCCAGCTCGGTCTTCGAGGTGCGCTGCGACGTGCTGACCAAGCTCCACCAGGGCACCCATTCCAAGGATGCCTTCACCAATAACCTGCACGAGCTGGCGTATCACGTGGACTGCACCGGCGGCACGCGCATCGACATGACGGTCATGGCCGCCATCGGCGTACCCGGCGAAATGGTCGAGTCGTGCGACCACGATGTCCACTTGCCGGTTGGGTCGCCCACGCCGCTCAACAGCCCGAGCGGCGGCGGAAAGCGCACCCTGCCCGACCGTGCCTGCATCGAGCAGCACATGCTCGTGGCGCCCGGCCAGAACTCGAACTTCGGTGCCGCGCTCCACGAGAGCTGGCAGATATCCGCCAGCCTGCGCAGCGCCTCCGGACAGACCCTGGCGAGCATCGATCCGTACTACCAGGTCTTCTACCCCAGCCGCTTCTACGACCCGTCGCTGCCCGGGCTCACCGGACGCACCGTGGACATGTGCTTCACCACCGAGCCGAACGGCGACCGCGCCAAGGGATGGCTCTGCGATCTCGCCACCGCCAACGGCACCCTTACGTCACTCGCCTACGACGACCCGCGGTCGCCGTTCAACGGCGTGCGGCGCCAGGTCGACATCAACAGCAACCGGATCCGGAACGCCGACGGCCCCGAAGTCTGGTACACCGATCCGTTCGGCAAGAACGGCCGGACCGCCCCGTTCCCCGGCTCCGTGCGCCAGGTGGTGGCCAAGATGGACAACGCCGACGGCTTCTCGTTCCGTGGACCCACACTGGGCGGGAGTCGTGACTACGGCGGGCCGGGGGTGCACGCACCGAACTAGAGGCAAGGCGGGTTGGTTGGGAGGCAGAAATGCGGACGGGCGCACCATGGTGCGCCCGTTTCGTCTTCCTGCCTTCCTGCCCCGCTGCCCCGCCCGGCCGACCTACGGTCGGCGGCGCCATCCCGGTGCCACCGGCGGCGATGACATCGACGCACGGCGCAGCAATTCGAGATGCGGCGCGAGCAGGTCGGCGAGCTGCTGAGCCAGGGCGATATCCGCCCGGGTGAACGCATCCGCCCCGGCCGCCAGCAGCGTGAGGCAGCCGAAGATCCGTCCGCCGACCCGAAGCGGGACCACCAGCGCCGCGGTCGGCTGCCCTGCCGGGAACTCTGACTCGAGCTGACGCCGCGCCGATGCGTAGGCGTGCGGCAGTTCGCCGCGGAGCACCCGGCCGAGTTCGGTGCCGGCCACGGATATGAGGGGAAGGTCGGGTAACGGATGCGCATCGCCTGGCGCGACCACGACGACTTCGTCGGCATCGCCCAGCTTCAGGGAGAACTCCATCCGGTCAAAGGGCAGCACCGTCGACGCCTCGCGCGCAAACAGCCGCGTCGCAGCGCCGATGTGCGCCGTCGTGGCGAGCACCTCGGCGATCCGTCCCAGGTGGGCGGGAACATTGCGCAGCACGCTCAGGTGCGAGCGCATCACCTGCACCTGCCAGGCGAGCAGGAAGCTGTCCACCCGAACCGCCACCAGCGGCGCCACTTGTGTCAGGAGCTCCAGGTCGTCCTGCCGGAAGAACTCGGGCCCGTTTCCGCCAAGGAGGAGGTAGCCGGCGACGCGCGTCTGCGAGAGGAGCCGGACGCCAACCACGGATCGCGCCGGCGCCGTGTCGCCGCCGCTGCCCGGGGCATCGGGGCACCACGCTGGGGCGCCGGACTGCTGCTGGGTGTCACCGACGAGGATCTCATCGGCGTCGCCGAATTGAGCCGCCGGGTTGAACTGCTCACGGGTGACGACGAGCGCCGGGTCGGACCAGAAGGTGCCCGGGCCGTGCCGGTCGAATCGATAGTGTTCCTGCGCCGAGGCGTCCGGCACCAGGATCTGGAGGCGATCGTGGGGGAGCATCGGCTGGAGGGCCTGGGAAACAAACTCCGAGAACTCCCGCGGCGTGCGGGAGGCCGACTCCGCGAGCCCGAGCTTGGCGAGCAGCTCGTGCAGCTCGACGAGCTTGCGACCCGGCTCCGAACGCCGTCGTTCCGGGGGCGGAGGGGAGCCATCCTCCCGCGGCGCGGCTTCTGCTCCCCTGCCCTGCCGTGCCACCCGCGCCAGCGTGGGGCCGAGCGAGTCGGCAACATTGCGGAGCAAGACCGCCTCCGGCAGCCCGTAGCGCGCAGACCGGAGATCGGCGAGGAGCAGGAGCCCGACGTCGCGGTCGCCATGCGGAACGGCCATGCAGACGACAGAGGCATATCCCGCCGACCGAATCCGCTGCTCCATGGTGTAGAGTTCGTCCTGCCCGAGATGGGGGGCCGGCGAAGGGACCTCAAGATGGTCCTGTGCCAGGGCGGATGGACCGACCAGTACCGCGGGGCCCTCGGGGGGATACACCCAGAGCGCCATCAGGTCGTGCGGCAACTCCGGAGCGAGCAGTCCAGAGAGGGCCTCAAGCCAGGTCTCGAGCGCGACCGCATCCCACGAACTACCCTTGAGGCGGAGGAGCGGAACCCTGACATCCAGGGCTTCGATCTCTCCCCCTTCAGAGGATGAGCGGAATGAGTCGCGGTGGTCTTCCATATGTGCCACCTAGTGCACTTTGCATGCCCCGAGTTCTGGCACTAGCCGGTAAATCGTTACATGAAAACATCTTAGCTTGCTAGTCGGGCCACACGATCTGGCCGCCAAGCCACCGCCTCATCTTGCAAATGCCTGCTGGGAAAGAACTTCAGCCGGATTTGGCAATACCATTGACATACCCCCCTACCCTATATATTTTCGATCCAGTATTCACCGCTGCGCCTCGGAATCCCGGACTCGGTTTGCCTGTCGAGACCTACGCTCCTGGGGGCGCAGACCTAGTTGGTAGTACTCACTACTACGCAATGGGATCATGCAAAATCTCATCCTCCACAT
Proteins encoded:
- a CDS encoding TonB-dependent receptor — translated: MHSILLLAMLALPPAPAGPAPADHVLRGRVTDSTGTPIPYALVRVLEVGRNTQTDQDGRYSLGNLPSITARVSFSALGYAPQVRQVALRDTLVELNVVLTASLIELPSIQVTASAIATTSLESPQPVNVMDRSDVEVARSPTLGEMVATVPGVRDLSTGQGIGKPVIRGLTSTNVLVMDNGQRMETQQWGDEHGPNIEAASAERVEIIKGPASVLYGSDAVGGVINVIQPDLPDAIGRSAFLRGNVALGYTGNGPGPDGTVNLEGATGHVGANATFTGRHFGDISTPAGTLDNSGDKTWNAGGNIGVRDSWGNLQGGYVHRAERIEIYENPAEDPGATPWQQVDEDRARLTGQLPVGGAHLDVAAYYEKNVRQEFEEAGATEPSLQLAASTWSGDVKMHHPAVGPFAGIVGLAGLQSSVDKSGEEPLVPDSRTGALGAFIYEQAESGPWSFSLGLRYDYRQLSVDADPELGVVAQTRDYNSVAGSAGALYRLSKISALVANVGRGYRSPTVFELFSNGVHEGTQRYEVGDSTLVPVTSLNIDLAYRLQSSRVRMEVGVFANQLQNFIYPNPTGQIDSTSGLQIYDITQGNSTLYGFEAAVQWHATTVLHFSGTSDYVHGQNTSIDAPLPQIPPFRATYGFRLEAPDRGLLVAPYLGAIGETIAQQTRYPPDDYSPPGYTIFGLGLGTGFQSSRQVIQLDIQVRNLFDTAYRSYLSRYKTYADNPGRNMIVRLSTTF
- a CDS encoding metal ABC transporter substrate-binding protein — its product is MLAHTLLLAAALWGVPPAAQVKVVTSLTTYGAIAREIVGDRGTVASIAQGDEDPHFVQPKPSFVSLLRDADLFVTTGLDLELWVPTLLDRAGNRKIMEGGPGYVAAYTGITLLEVPTSLSRAGGDIHAEGNPHIHTDPINGIIIARNVLAGLQKVDPANAAYYREKELDFERRVLEATIGKDLVDVLTPTVAFNLLKTEQFDGFIAKTMLKGKPLSDQLGGWLKTGEVFKGKDMACYHKEWAYFSARYQVKCVTYIEAKPGIPPTPGHVEEVIALMKDNHIPVLFASNYFPKSQIDQVAAKTGATAVVVPENTLGAPGVTTYFDLMNTWVNGLAAGFRKKN
- a CDS encoding iron chelate uptake ABC transporter family permease subunit — its product is MLDLILPPLAACMVIVAIHSYLGLHIIAREVIFVDLSLAQMAALGSTVAILAGHESGTGMSYAYALGFTTLGAALFALTRTHEKGRVPQEAIIGIVYVVASAAAILVADRAPRGGEAIKDILVGSLLWVTWPAILKMAAAYAALGVFHFVLRKRFLTISFEPETALANGWSIRWWDFWFYLSFGVVITLSVPIAGVLLVFSFLVVPAAVAFQFSESQKVLAVLSWLTGILASATGLAVSFKYDLPTGPVIVCAFGVILTLAFVARRFLPKPA
- a CDS encoding GAF domain-containing protein, with translation MEDHRDSFRSSSEGGEIEALDVRVPLLRLKGSSWDAVALETWLEALSGLLAPELPHDLMALWVYPPEGPAVLVGPSALAQDHLEVPSPAPHLGQDELYTMEQRIRSAGYASVVCMAVPHGDRDVGLLLLADLRSARYGLPEAVLLRNVADSLGPTLARVARQGRGAEAAPREDGSPPPPERRRSEPGRKLVELHELLAKLGLAESASRTPREFSEFVSQALQPMLPHDRLQILVPDASAQEHYRFDRHGPGTFWSDPALVVTREQFNPAAQFGDADEILVGDTQQQSGAPAWCPDAPGSGGDTAPARSVVGVRLLSQTRVAGYLLLGGNGPEFFRQDDLELLTQVAPLVAVRVDSFLLAWQVQVMRSHLSVLRNVPAHLGRIAEVLATTAHIGAATRLFAREASTVLPFDRMEFSLKLGDADEVVVVAPGDAHPLPDLPLISVAGTELGRVLRGELPHAYASARRQLESEFPAGQPTAALVVPLRVGGRIFGCLTLLAAGADAFTRADIALAQQLADLLAPHLELLRRASMSSPPVAPGWRRRP